A genomic segment from Nitrososphaerales archaeon encodes:
- a CDS encoding transposase, whose amino-acid sequence MEKKRRSLPTIWHIPDDLWEEFKNVLPPEKKPGTVGRPAKSYRKVLDGILHVLRTGCQWKKVPKKEFASGSVCHSRFQEWVKM is encoded by the coding sequence ATGGAGAAAAAGAGGAGAAGCCTGCCAACCATATGGCATATTCCAGATGATCTTTGGGAGGAGTTCAAGAATGTGTTACCACCAGAGAAGAAGCCTGGCACCGTTGGAAGACCAGCCAAATCCTACAGGAAGGTATTGGATGGAATACTGCATGTATTAAGGACTGGTTGTCAATGGAAGAAGGTACCGAAGAAAGAGTTTGCCTCTGGTTCTGTATGCCATTCAAGGTTCCAAGAATGGGTGAAGATGG